Proteins co-encoded in one Chiroxiphia lanceolata isolate bChiLan1 chromosome 21, bChiLan1.pri, whole genome shotgun sequence genomic window:
- the SET gene encoding protein SET, with translation MSAPAAKVSKKELNSNHDGADETSEKEQQEAIEHIDEVQNEIDRLNEQASEEILKVEQKYNKLRQPFFQKRSELIAKIPNFWVTTFVNHPQVSALLGEEDEEALHYLTRVEVTEFEDIKSGYRIDFYFDENPYFENKVLSKEFHLNESGDPSSKSTEIKWKSGKDLTKRSSQTQNKASRKRQHEEPESFFTWFTDHSDAGADELGEVIKDDIWPNPLQYYLVPDMDDEEGEGEEDDDDDEEEEGLEDIDEEGDEDEGEEDEDDDEGEEGEEDEGEDD, from the exons ATGTCGGCGCCGGCGGCCAAAGTCAGTAAGAAGGAGCTGAACTCCAACCACGATGGGGCCGACGAGACCTCAG aaaaagagcaACAGGAAGCAATTGAACACATTGATGAAGTACAGAATGAAATAGACAG ACTGAATGAACAAGCCAGTGAGGAAATTTTGAAAGTAGAACAGAAATACAACAAACTCCGCCAACCATTCTTCCAGAAGAGGTCAGAGTTGATCGCCAAAATCCCGAATTTCTGGGTAACAACATTTGTCAACCACCCACAAG TAtctgcactgctgggagaaGAAGATGAGGAAGCACTGCATTACTTGACCAGAGTTGAGGTGACAGAATTTGAAGACATCAAATCAGGTTACAGAATAGATTTT TATTTTGATGAGAATCCctactttgaaaataaagttctCTCCAAAGAGTTTCACCTCAATGAAAGTGGAGACCCTTCTTCAAAATCAACTGAGATCAAATGGAAATCTGGGAAG GACCTGACAAAACGTTCAAGCCAGACACAGAACAAAGCCAGTAGGAAGAGGCAGCATGAAGAGCCAGAAAGCTTCTTCACCTGGTTCACTGACCACTCTGATGCAGGGGCTGACGAACTAGGAGAAGTCATCAAGGATGACATCTGGCCAAATCCATTACAGTACTACTTG GTTCCTGACATGGACGATgaagaaggggagggagaggaggatgacgatgatgatgaagaggaggaaggattAGAGGATATTGATGAAGAAGGAGATGAAGATGAGGgggaggaagatgaagatgatgatgagggagaggaaggagag GAGGATGAAGGAGAAGATGACTAA